A region of Vitis vinifera cultivar Pinot Noir 40024 chromosome 15, ASM3070453v1 DNA encodes the following proteins:
- the LOC100245075 gene encoding aspartyl protease family protein 2 — translation MEGKAKAKAEALAILFSFLLLSFFSFTGADKPLEYQSLVVRPLGENPTTKSQLSWTETETQISTLPVSETDPTMTMHLEHRDVLAFNATPEALFNLRLQRDAFRVEALSKMAAAAGGRRAGRNGTHAQGGGFSSSVTSGLAQGSGEYFTRLGVGTPPKYVYMVLDTGSDVVWIQCAPCRKCYSQTDPVFDPKKSGSFSSISCRSPLCLRLDSPGCNSRQSCLYQVAYGDGSFTFGEFSTETLTFRGTRVPKVALGCGHDNEGLFVGAAGLLGLGRGRLSFPTQTGLRFGRKFSYCLVDRSASSKPSSVVFGQSAVSRTAVFTPLITNPKLDTFYYLELTGISVGGARVAGITASLFKLDTAGNGGVIIDSGTSVTRLTRRAYVSLRDAFRAGAADLKRAPDYSLFDTCFDLSGKTEVKVPTVVMHFRGADVSLPATNYLIPVDTNGVFCFAFAGTMSGLSIIGNIQQQGFRVVFDVAASRIGFAARGCA, via the coding sequence atGGAAggaaaagcaaaagcaaaagcagAAGCACTTGCTATCCTCTTTTCCTTCCTCTTACTCTCTTTCTTCTCCTTCACCGGTGCCGATAAGCCTCTTGAATACCAGTCTCTGGTTGTGCGTCCACTTGGTGAAAATCCAACCACTAAGTCTCAACTTTCATGGACCGAAACAGAGACCCAAATCAGTACCCTGCCGGTGTCGGAGACGGACCCCACCATGACTATGCATCTCGAACACAGGGATGTTCTGGCTTTCAACGCCACCCCAGAAGCCCTCTTCAACCTCAGGCTCCAGAGGGACGCATTTCGGGTTGAGGCCTTGTCGAAAATGGCGGCCGCAGCCGGAGGCAGGCGTGCCGGACGAAACGGGACTCATGCCCAGGGCGGGGGTTTTAGCAGCTCCGTGACGTCGGGGCTCGCTCAGGGCAGCGGCGAGTACTTCACGCGGTTGGGTGTTGGGACTCCTCCGAAGTACGTGTACATGGTGTTGGATACCGGATCGGATGTCGTGTGGATCCAGTGTGCCCCGTGCCGGAAATGTTATTCTCAGACTGATCCTGTCTTCGATCCGAAGAAATCTGGGTCGTTTTCGAGTATCTCGTGTAGGTCGCCGCTGTGTCTCCGGCTTGACTCGCCCGGCTGCAACTCGAGGCAGTCGTGTCTGTACCAGGTTGCGTATGGTGATGGGTCGTTCACATTTGGTGAGTTCTCCACTGAAACGCTCACCTTTCGCGGAACTAGAGTGCCGAAGGTGGCTCTCGGCTGCGGCCACGACAACGAGGGCTTATTCGTGGGTGCCGCCGGTTTGTTGGGTCTCGGCCGTGGGAGACTCTCGTTCCCCACCCAAACCGGTCTCCGGTTCGGCCGGAAGTTTTCATACTGCTTGGTGGACAGGTCAGCCTCGTCTAAACCGTCCTCCGTTGTGTTCGGACAGTCCGCCGTTTCGCGAACCGCTGTCTTCACTCCTTTAATCACAAACCCTAAACTCGACACCTTCTACTACCTCGAACTCACCGGAATCAGTGTCGGCGGCGCCAGAGTTGCGGGCATCACCGCCTCTCTCTTCAAGCTAGACACCGCCGGAAACGGCGGGGTCATCATCGACTCCGGCACCTCCGTCACCCGCCTCACCCGGCGAGCTTACGTAAGCCTCCGCGACGCCTTCCGGGCCGGAGCAGCGGACTTGAAACGGGCGCCAGACTACTCACTCTTCGATACCTGCTTTGATTTGTCGGGGAAGACGGAGGTGAAGGTGCCGACAGTGGTAATGCACTTCCGCGGAGCTGACGTGTCGCTTCCAGCGACGAACTATCTGATTCCCGTCGACACTAACGGCGTCTTCTGCTTCGCCTTCGCCGGAACCATGAGCGGCCTGTCCATCATAGGGAACATCCAGCAACAAGGGTTCCGGGTTGTCTTCGACGTGGCGGCTTCACGGATCGGGTTCGCTGCCCGCGGCTGCGCCTGA